The Pleuronectes platessa chromosome 10, fPlePla1.1, whole genome shotgun sequence genome contains a region encoding:
- the rab5ab gene encoding RAB5A, member RAS oncogene family, b, with protein sequence MANRAGATRPNGPNTGNKICQFKLVLLGESAVGKSSLVLRFVKGQFHEFQESTIGAAFLTQTVCLDDTTVKFEIWDTAGQERYHSLAPMYYRGAQAAIVVYDITNEESFVRAKNWVKELQRQASPNIVIALAGNKADLANKRTLDFQDAQSYADDNSLLFMETSAKTSMNVNEIFMAIAKKLPKNEPQATGASSGRSRGVDLTETAQPTSRPCCNH encoded by the exons ATGGCAAATAGAGCTGGAGCCACACGACCCAATGGGCCAAACACAGGCAACAAGATTTGTCAGTTCAAACTTGTGCTGCTAGGAGAGTCGGCGGTGGGGAAGTCGAGTCTCGTGCTGCGTTTCGTCAAGGGACAGTTTCATGAATTCCAAGAGAGCACTATCGGAG cTGCCTTCCTGACTCAGACGGTATGTTTGGACGACACAACAGTCAAGTTTGAAATCTGGGACACAGCTGGTCAGGAGCGCTACCACAGTCTGGCCCCCATGTACTACAGAGGGGCCCAGGCAGCCATCGTGGTCTATGACATAACAAATGAG gagtcATTTGTACGGGCAAAGAACTGGGTTAAAGAGCTTCAGAGACAAGCCAGTCCCAACATTGTAATAGCCCTGGCTGGGAACAAGGCGGATCTCGCAAACAAGAGAACACTGGACTTCCAG GACGCACAGTCGTACGCAGACGACAACAGTTTGCTGTTCATGGAAACGTCAGCAAAGACTTCGATGAACGTGAATGAGATTTTCATGGCCATCG CAAAGAAACTTCCCAAGAACGAGCCCCAAGCCACCGGCGCCAGCAGCGGGCGGAGCCGGGGGGTGGACCTGACGGAGACGGCTCAGCCCACCAGCCGTCCCTGCTGCAATCACTAA
- the efhb gene encoding EF-hand domain-containing family member B has protein sequence MSDSEEHVETHKPTPSTPPGVRKYRMAPEPGAARVHHGKADDPDVASTLVHGMRNIPCPTVRSLINPPLKTVFQSKLLELREADTQMGPPPSNNEEAPFGDKTIWDHDMWDIINPPKTAEQIEAAAQLGHENYIRTHNAYFSGEQIDRKYNWGQETKDSRFGKATPHHDDGRTAGKTLCWYGESRRFYNPKTVWTRSGDKDRMQPNSDKANKMRRNPLNVSQDHIFGLPKPLDEFGAGEVIHSTEPGQYVRIPGRQHSLVSAVRIHLKRLNFQNFPSLLQAFRHYDKSGKGMINRDDLLAVCRQFHLEVDESVVDDLINYCDTDKDGHINFLEFANFLNWKDRMPIDARDRYIMMNDMTSLSQSEPLPAAQALIKPEDMEPVGPDSTKTTVRTLRRLQEAPDHFITSASFIGGNRDRPLTPNSRTYGVPSVRSDLPAPHIARVTDRINYGDKPSVADLLNPSVAALQGAFKEHFFCPRTKEEIAEIFRNVGVDISEDTFEEAWYLASMRQPDGDVCVQGFSDVLKEIQAM, from the exons ATGAGCGACTCAGAGGAACacgtggaaacacacaaacccacg ccctccacccccccgGGGGTACGGAAATATCGCATGGCACCAGAACCAGGAGCTGCCAGGGTGCACCATGGGAAGGCAGATGATCCAGATGTGGCCAGCACTCTTGTTCATGGCATGAGGAACATCCCATGTCCTACT GTCAGGAGCTTGATAAATCCTCCCCTGAAGACTGTGTTCCAAAGTAAGCTCCTCGAGCTCCGTGAAGCAGATACTCAGATGGGACCTCCCCCCTCGAATAATGAAGAGGCTCCCTTCGGTGATAAAACAATTTGGG ATCACGATATGTGGGATATTATTAACCCTCCAAAAACAGCCGAGCAGATTGAAGCGGCTGCTCAGTTGGGGCATGAAAATTATATCCGCACCCACAATGCCTATTTTTCTG GTGAGCAGATTGACAGGAAGTACAACTGGGGTCAGGAGACTAAAGACAGCAGGTTCGGGAAGGCCACGCCTCATCATGACGACGGACGCACTGCCGGCAAAACTCTGTGCTGGTACGGGGAGTCACGGAG GTTTTACAATCCAAAGACTGTTTGGACAAGATCTGGGGACAAGGACAGGATGCAGCCAAATTCTGACAAAGCTAACAAGAT GAGAAGAAATCCCTTGAATGTCTCCCAGGACCACATCTTTGGACTGCCCAAGCCGCTGGATGAATTCG GTGCTGGAGAGGTCATCCACTCCACGGAGCCCGGGCAGTACGTGAGGATCCCAGGCCGGCAGCACAGCCTGGTCAGCGCAGTGCGAATCCATCTCAAGAGGCTCAACTTCCAGAACTTTCCCTCCCTGCTGCAGGCGTTCAGGCACTATGACAAG AGCGGGAAGGGGATGATCAACAGAGACGACCTTCTGGCAGTTTGCCGTCAGTTCCATCTGGAGGTGGACGAGTCGGTGGTGGACGACCTGATCAATTACTGTGACACCGACAAGGACGGACACATCAACTTCCTGGAGTTCGCCAACTTCCTCAACTGGAAGGACAGGATGCCAATCGACGCTCGGGATCGATACATCATGATGAATG ACATGACGTCTCTGTCCCAATCAGAACCGCTTCCTGCCGCTCAGGCCTTGATTAAACCTGAAGACATGGAGCCTGTGGGGCCAGACAGCACAAAGACGACTGTCAGGACCCTGAGGCGACTCCAGGAGGCCCCCGACCACTTCATCACCTCCGCTTCCTTCATCGGGGGAAACAGGGACCGTCCTCTCACACCAA ACAGTCGCACATATGGAGTCCCGTCTGTGCGCTCCGACCTTCCGGCTCCGCACATCGCCCGAGTCACCGACCGCATCAACTACGGTGATAAACCCTCGGTGGCAGATCTCCTCAATCCGTCGGTGGCCGCCCTCCAAGGTGCCTTCAAGGAACACTTCTTCTGTCCTCGCACCAAGGAGGAG ATCGCAGAGATCTTCAGGAATGTGGGCGTGGACATTTCGGAGGACACCTTCGAGGAGGCCTGGTACCTGGCGTCCATGAGGCAGCCGGACGGGGACGTTTGTGTCCAGGGTTTCAGCGACGTCCTCAAGGAAATACAGGCCATGTGA
- the si:dkey-82o10.4 gene encoding m-AAA protease-interacting protein 1, mitochondrial, with translation MQRIVGLAASPELGGLAGCRPGLCAWRTGPSGRRQPVLQRQWAGASASPVRPFTGAASRELCRRRVVFVGQKLRLFCSQPGADGPAGSSGPRPPISVVGIPDPLTWIRCKVEMYLIHLLFELDLHSEEFHRGVKQALVHVSDMMSSGRYHQLRGIVSNEMVEHIEKSCRSLTKAQRQQLAVNEEDIIFLIPEDVSVVYDQYGRKLCIVVMRFWLLSAHEGPDDPEATHIFRVASSEDGSPQRKMATAVYEFQRELTRGASPDWTITTVWHWHWTLAK, from the exons ATGCAGCGGATCGTCGGTCTCGCTGCCTCCCCGGAGCTCGGCGGCCTGGCCGGGTGCAGGCCCGGGCTCTGCGCCTGGAGGACGGGCCCTAGCGGCCGCAGACAGCCGGTCCTGCAGCGGCAGTGGGCGGGTGCGAGTGCGAGTCCTGTGCGTCCTTTCACCGGGGCTGCAAGCCGGGAGCTCTGCCGGCGAAGGGTCGTGTTCGTCGGTCAgaaactcagactcttctgCTCGCAGCCCGGAGCCGACGGGCCGGCGGGGAGCTCCGGGCCCCGGCCCCCCATCTCCGTGGTGGGCATCCCGGACCCGCTCACATGGATCCGGTGTAAAGTGGAGATGTACCTGATCCATCTGCTGTTCGAGCTGGACCTCCACTCTGAGGAGTTCCACAGAGGAGTGAAACAG GCCTTGGTCCACGTGTCCGACATGATGTCCAGTGGCAGATACCATCAACTGAGGGGGATAGTGTCCAATGAG ATGGTCGAACACATTGAGAAGAGTTGCAGGTCCCTCACTAAAGCTCAGAGACAGCAGCTCGCCGTCAACGAGGAGGATATCATATTTCTGATTCCTGAAGACGTGTCTGTTGTCTATGATCAATACG GTAGAAAGTTGTGCATCGTGGTCATGAGGTTCTGGCTCCTGTCGGCGCACGAGGGCCCCGATGACCCAGAGGCCACACACATCTTCAGAGTGGCCTCCAGTGAAGACGGCAGCCCACAGAGGAAGATGGCCACCGCTGTCTATGA ATTCCAGCGAGAGCTAACGAGGGGGGCGTCTCCCGACTGGACCATCACCACAGTTTGGCACTGGCACTGGACACTGGCGAAATAA